GAACTGCACGTGTTCACGACCGTGCGGATGTCGGACTCGTTCGCCGTCGTCTTCGTCGTCGTGGCGACGACGGCTGCCGCCGGCGTCTGGGCGGTCGCCAGGTGGGGCATCGATCAGTTGCTGGGGACGACGTTTATGCTCGATCCCGAACTGAGCGAACACGCCATCAAGACGGCGCTCATGTGGGAGTTCGTCGCCTCGACCGCCGCCGGGGTCGTCGCCGGTCTGGTGTTCACGCTGTACGTCCGCCGGTACGCCCACCCGAGCGATCGGGTCCCCACCGAGGTCCCGGAGGTGCGGTCGTGAGAGTCCGCGACCGGCTCGGGATCGGCCCGGAGTGGCAGGTCCGGATCACGTACGTCATGGAGCTGTCGCTGGTCGGGATGCTGTTCATCGGTCTGGAACGAGGGAACTTCGGTATCGTCCTCAACACGGCCATCGCGCTGGCGGTCGCCCAGCTCCCGCCGCTGCTGGAGCGCGACTACGACGTGCCGCTGGACCCGGCGCTGACGCTGTGGATCACCGCCGCCGTCTGGCTCCACGCGCTGGGCACCGTCGGCCTGCCGGGCGCGGAGCAGAACTTCTACCGGACGGTCACGGGGTACGACCACGTCACCCACGCGCTCTCGTCGTCCATCGTCGCCGCGGCCGGGTACATCACGGTCCGCGCACTGGACCGCCACTCCGACGTGGTCCAGCTCCCGCGTCGCTTCGTGTTCGTGTTCGTCCTGCTGTTCGTCGCCGCCTTCGGCGTCCTCTGGGAGGTCATCGAGTTCGCCGTGGGCGGACTGGCGTCGATGACCGGCGGCCAGGCGGTGCTGACCCAGTACGGCCTCGAGGACACGATGCTCGATCTGGTGTTCGACCTGGTCGGCGCCGTCATCGTCGCGACGTGGGGCACGGCCCACCTCTCGGACGTAGTCGGCGCGGTCACTGAGCGACTGGCGGAGCGGGACGACTGACGGGAGATCCCGGCCGACGGCCGCAGTCGACAGTATGAAGGCCCGTGCAGCCGCTTTCTCCGATACGTCCGACGCATGAGTCGCTCCCCCTACGTCGATTATCGATCGGCGCTCCACTTCGTCGGCAGTCTCCTCCTGCTGCTGATGGTCCCGTTGACGGTCCCGGTGGTCCTCGCCGTCCTCTACGGCGAGTCGCCCGTCCCATTCCTTGCGACGATGGCGGTCTCGGGCGGACTGGGGGTCGTCCTCAGGCGCATGGGTCCCGATCCGGACCTGGGGCACCGCGAGGGCTTCCTCGTCGTCGCGCTCTCGTGGCTGGCCGTCCCGCTCGTCGGCACGCTCCCGTACCTGATCGCCGGTGAGGGGAGCATCGCGTCGTTCCCCAACGCGCTGTTCGAGTCGATGTCCGGGTTCACGACCACCGGCGCGACGGTGATGGACAGCATCTCCGTCGACACGCACGGCCACGCGATGATGCTGTGGCGACAGCTCACCCAGTGGCTCGGCGGGATGGGCATCGTCGTCCTCATGGTCGCCATCCTGCCCGACCTCTCGGTCGGTGGCGCCCAGCTGATCCGCGAGGAGTCGCCGGGGCTGGACGTCGAGAAGCTCACGCCGCGGATCCGCGAGACCGCCGCGGCGCTGTGGAAGATCTACGCCGCGCTGACCCTGCTCGCGGCTGCCGTCTACTACGCGCTGCACCTGGCCGGCCTGGCCCCGAACATGGGGCTGTACAACGCCGTCGCTCACGCGCTGACGACGCTGCCGACGGGCGGGTTCTCCCCCGAGGCACGCAGCGTCGAGGCGTTCACGCCGGCGATACAGTGGGCCGTCGTCCCCTTCATGATCGTCGCCGGGACCAACTTCGCGCTGTTCTGGTACGTCCTCCAGAACCGGCCGCGCCGACTCGCCGAGAACACCGAGTTCCGCTGGTACGTCGCGTCGATGGCGGTCGTCTCCGCGCTGGTCGCCGCGATGCTGTACGTCGGCGTCGGGATGGACGTCGTACCCGACCGGATCGACGCGGTCGTCGGTAACGCCGAGAACGCCCTCCGGCAGGCCGTCTTCCAGACCGTCGCCATCGTCACTACGACCGGGTACGCCAGCATGGACTTCAACACCTGGAGCGACCTCGGGAAGGTGACGCTGTTCTTCGCCATGTTCCTGGGCGGCTCCGCCGGGTCCGCCGCCGGGTCGATCAAGATCATCCGCTGGGTCGCCATCTCGAAGGCCGGCCGGCGAGAGCTGTTCACGACGGTCCACCCCGAGGCGGTCAGGCCGATTCGCTTCGGCGATCGGGTGATCGACGAGGACACGGTCCGGGGCGTGTTCTCGTTCGTGTTGATCTTCCTCGGCATCTTCGCCGTCTCGACCGTCCTGATCTTCCTCGACGCCCAGCGCGTCGACGAATTCTCGCTGTCCGCGCTGGAGGCCGCCAGCGTCGCGCTGGCGACGCTGGGGAACATCGGACCGGGCTTCGGCGAGGTCGGGCCGATGGGCAGCTACGAGCGGTTCACGCCGGCGACCAAGTTCTATCTCGTCTTCCTCATGTGGATCGGTCGCCTGGAAATCATCTCGGTGCTCGTCGTCCTGACGCCGAGCTACTGGCGATCCTGACGCCGCCGCCTTCGATCGCGGCGCGACGTCCCGCTCCTCACCGCTCACCGCCAAAAGTGTTAATTATCGTAGCGTTTCAATGTCGTGTATGGTATTCAAGAAGATCACGCTGATCGGCACGAGCGAGGAGAGCTTCGAGGAGGCCGTCGACGACGCCATCGACCGCGCCCAGGAGACGCTGGACAACCTCATGTGGGCGGAGGTCGAGGACCGCGGCGTCGAACTGGCCAGCGTCGAGGACCGGGAGTACCAGGCGGAGGTCGTCGTCGCGTTCGAGCTAGAGGAGTAGAGCGGGCGTCTCGGCGGCGCTACGTCCGGAACGACTCGCCGCAGCCGCACTCGCTCTCGACGTTGGGGTTCCGGACGTGGAACCCCTCGCCCTGCAGCCCGCCCTCGAAGTCCAGCACCGAGCCCTCGACGTAGTTCAGGCTCGCGGGGTCGACGAACACGCGCAGCTCGTGGCGCTCGAAGATCCGGTCCTCGTCGTCGGGCTCGTGCTCGAACCGCATCCCGTAGGAGAGGCCGGCGCAGCCGCCCTGCTTGACGAACAGCCGCAGGCCCGCCTCCTCGAGGTCCATGTCCTCCCCGTCCATGAGGTCGACCGCCTCGCCGGCGGCCGCCTCGGTGACGTCGATCCCGTCCGCGCCCGCCTCGGGGTCGGGGTCCGCTGTCTCGCTCATAGGTCCACCCAGGCGACCCGCAGTGTTAACGGTGACGCCGACGGACTCGCTCTGCTCGTCCCTCGAGCCGCTGCTCGCTCCACTCGTCTTCCGAGCCCGCGCTCACTGTGTTCGCGTGGACGCCGGTTGCCCGAACCAGTTCGGGCGTCTCCCCTTGCCAGTCCCGGTTCGGCCGCCCCGTTGCCGGTCGAGGTCGCCGACTACAGCTCCTCGCGGAAGACCCGCTCCTCGATCTCGTGGTAGGCCAGCCGCGTCGTCGTGGTGTCGACCTCGCGAAAGCCCCGGTCGCGATAGAACTCGATCGCTCGCTCGTTGTCCGCGAGGACGGTCAGTTCGAGCCACTCGCGGTCGTCGGCGCGGTCCTCGACGGTCGACAGGAGGTGCGATCCCACGCCCTGGCCCCAGACGCCGGGTTCGACGTACAGCCGCGAGAGGAAGGCACCCTCGGGGTCGTCGGGGTGGTCGACGACGTCGGCGAACCCGCGGACTCGCCGGCCCAGTCGGGCCACCACGAAGGCGATGCCCGGGTCGCGGACCTGCTCGCGCACGCGCTCGGTGACGTACCAGTCGGCGAGGACGGCGTCGACGAGGCTCTCGCCCAGCAGGTCGTCGTAGGCGGCGTGGAAGCTCCGGCGGGCGACCCGCTGGATGGCGGGCACGTCGAGCACCCGCGCGTCGGCCACGCCGTCGCCGCTCGGCATCTCAGTCGTCCAGACGCCGCCGGACGCTCTCGGCGTGGGCCTCCAGTCCCTCGGCCTCCGCGAGCGTGGTGATCGTCTCGCCGAGGTCGGCCAGGCCGTCCTCCGAGACGCGCTGGACCGTCGTCGACCGGAGGAACGTGTCGACCGAGAGCCCGCCGACGAGCCGTGCTGCGCCACCGGTCGGCAGCACGTGGTTCGGCCCGCTGGCGTAGTCGCCGGCCGCGACCGGGCTGTAGGGCCCGAGGAACGCCGACCCCGCAGAGGGGATCCGCTCCAGCAGGTCCTCGTCGTTCTCGGCCTGGATCGAGAGGTGCTCGGCGGCGTACTCCTCGGCGAAGAGGACGGCCTCGCTCATCGAGCGCGCCAGGAAGACGCCGGAGGCGTCGCTGGAAAGCGCGCCGCGGACGACGTCCTCGCGCTCCCGGCCGCTGGCCTGCTCCTCGACGGCCGCCGCGACGGCCTTGGCGGTGTCCTCGTCGTCTGTCACCGCGACGACAGAGGCGTTCTCGTCGTGCTCGGCCTGGGCGACCAGATCCGCCGCGACGTACTCGGGGTCGGCCGTCTCGTCGGCCACGACGAGGATCTCCGACGGGCCGGCGAGGAAGTCGATGGCCACGTCGCCGCGCACCTCGGCCTTCGCCGCGGTCACCCAGCGGTTGCCCGGCCCGACGACCTTGTCGACGGCGTCCACCGTCTCGGTCCCGTAGGCCAGCGCCGCGACGGCCTGCGCGCCGCCGATCTGGTAGACTGCGTCGGCGCCGGCGGCGTGGATGGCCGCCAGCGTCACGGGGTTGATCTCGTCGGCCGGCGGCGTGGCGACGGCGACGTGCTCGACGCCGGCCACCTTCGCCGGGACGACGCCCATCAGCGCGCTGGAGGGGTACGCCGCCGTACCGCCGGGCGCGTACACGCCGGCGCTCTCGATGGGTCGGAAGCGCCGCCCCAGCGAGCGCCCGCCGAAGTCCTCGCGCCAGTCCTCGGGCAGCTGGGCCTCGTGGAACTCGCGGATGTTCGCCGCCGCGGCCTCGATGGCCTCGCGGGTCTCGTCGTCTATCTCATCGTAGGCCCGCTCGATCTGGTCCGTTATCTCGACGTTGCCCACGGTGACGCCGTCGAACTCCTCGGCGAACTCTCGGACTGCGACGTCGCCCTCCTCGCGGACGCGGCCGACGATGTCGGCCACGTCGTCGCGCACAGCCTCGACGCCGGCGTCGCGTTCGAACAGCGCCCGCCGCTCCCCCGGTCCGAGGTTCTCGACCCGTCGAACGTTCATACCCGTGATTGGGGCCGCCGGAAAAAACGGTTTGCTATCCGTCGCGGCCGTCCCCGTCGGGCGAGACCCTCGAACCCCGCTCCGCCAGCCTGAAACGACCCCGCCGACTATCTCCGTCCATGGCCGACGACATCGACGACTGGGCCGAGCGTCTCAGGGAGAACCGACGGGAGAAGGACCGCTTCTTCGCCGAGCACCGCCAGTCGCCCATCCCGCCCGACGAGCGCGAGGCCTTCGACGGCCTGGACTACTACGACCCCGACCCCGACTACCGCGTCGCGGCGACCGTCACCGTCCACGACGACCCCGACCCTGTCGAGATGGACACCAGCGACGGGCGAGCGGTCCGGTACCTCCGGGTCGTCACCTTCGAGTTCGAACTCGACGGCGAGCGTCGGCGACTTCACGGCTACCGTCAGGATACCGACGACAGCGAGTCCGTCTTCGTCCCCATCCGGGACAAGACGACCGGCCAGGAGACCTACGAGGGCGGCCGCTACATGGAACTGGAACCCGAGGGAGAACTGGCGGACGGCGACGAGGTGACCCTCGACTTCAACCTCGCGTACACCCCGTTCTGTGCGTTCAGCGAGACGTTCTCCTGCCCGTTCCCGCCCGAGGAGAACTGGCTGGAGACGACCGTGGAGGCCGGCGAGCGGGAGACCTGACGCCGGCCGGCGCTCGCTGTACGGAACGCTCTCACACCCTCCCGTCCCCGGTATTTCCGTCCGTCATTGCACCGTCGGCGGCGTCCTCCGCACGGTCCGCCTCCTCCCGGGCCGCCTCGTCGAGGGTGAGACCCGTCGACATGATGGCCTCCATCCCCTCCTCCACGGTGAGGTCGACGTCGTGGACGCGGTCGGCCGGCATCGAGACGAGGTTGCCGCCCATCACCGGGTTGGGCGCCATCGGGACGAAGACAGTCTCCATGTCCCCGTGGCCGGCGACCGTCTGGATCACCTCGGGCGTGTCCGCGGTCAGGAAGGCGATGGCGTAGCTGCCCTCGTGCGGGAACTCGACGAGTTTCACCTCCTGAAAGCTCTCCGTGTCCCCCTCGACGAGAACGGCGCTCATCCGCTCGACGCTGCTGTAGATGGATCCGACGCCCGGGAGGTCCTCCATCACCGCGTCGACCCGGTCCCCGACGTGGGTCTCGGGGCCGTGCCGGGCCGCCAGACCGACGAGCAGTATCGATCCCAGAACGAGACCGGCAGCGATCGACTCGACGATCAACCGCCCGAGCCCGTCGAACGGCCCGAGCATGCCGATCGCGTCGGCCAGCGGAGCCAGCGCGTTCGTTACCGCGTTCAGCGCCCACAGCAGCACGAGGACCGTAATCAGGAACGGGACGGTCAACACGAGCCCCGAGATGAACGTCTGTCGGAGGTCGGACGCGACCTCCTTCTCCTCTCGGGCGGCCATCCGGATGACGTCGTCCACGTCGGGCCGTGACATAGGCGATATACGGCCCGGAGGCCGAAATGTTTTGTTTCCTAACAGGTATGCGGTCGCGGTGACGGCCGTCCGCCGTGGCTGTGGACGGCCCGGAACGGTCATCGCTCGGCCGGCACCGCCTCGCCGTCGGCCGCGACGGCGTTGACGACGACGCCGGTCATCAGGACCAGCGAGCCCATGTAGAGCCCGGTGAGGACGATGATGATCCCGCTGAGGACGCCGTAGAGGGCGTACTGGGTCGCGTTCACGGCGTAGAATCGGATCCCGGTGAGCAGGGCCGTCCAGCCGACCGCCGCGACCACCGCGCCCGGGAGCGCCTGGCGCGCCGAGGTCACGACGTGCGAGGAGACGTAGTACAGCGGCAGGAAGGCGACCGTCAGCGCCACGAGCAGCGCGAACGACCACCCGAACGCCGCGCCGGGAATCTCCGCCAGCGGGATGGACAGGGCCCCGGCGAGAACGATCGAAGCCACGGGCAGTCCCATCAGGATCAGTATCTCCACGGCGTCGCGGAGCTGCTCGGTCAGCGGCACCTCCTCCCAGCCCTCGACGCGCTCGACCACAGTCTGGAAGTCGACCGCCACGTTGGCGCCCGCCCACGCAAGCGCCAGCACGGCCAGCGCCGTCGCGCCGGCCCGCCCCGACGCCGTCGTCAGCGACTCGCGGACCAGCTCCTGGGCCGCCGGCGTCAGCAGGCGCGGCGTCACCGACTGGAGCTGCGCCGTCGCCGCCTCGCCGAGGAGTGCCACCGCCAGTACCAGCAGCGGCAGAAAGGAGACGAACGCGTAGTACGCGAACGCCGCCGCCGGATACCGTAGCTCGTGGTCGTTGACGCTACGGACGACGGTCAGCCCGAACTCGACCGCGTCGCCGAGGCGTCCCGACTGACTGGTGCGACCCGGGAGCATCTGATCGAATCAGTCCGGTCAGTTCCGGGACGATTTCGCGCTCGCGATTCCTGACCACGGCGCACCCCGGCGAACGGTCGCTGCTTCGGGGCCGGTCCCTCGCACGGGCGATCGCTCGCCGCGAGTCGCCACTTCGTCGCCACCGGCGTTCTCCATGTCGCGTGATTCGTCTCTCGGATTGTTAGCGGTAGTGACCAGTTAGATACGCGTCGCTGCCACTGTTCAGACGTCGCCGCGCCAGGAACGCCCCTCAGAGCTCGAAGCGCGTCGTGTCTGCGTCGTCGTCTCGCCAGAGACGCGTCTCAGGGCGGTGGAAAATGTCGCCCGAAACACTAACGACCGGCGTCATCCGCGGCGGCGTGCCGTGTCGGCCGGGAAACCCTCGTGCCGGGCGGGTGGCGAGGCCACCACAGTCACTTCGACTATCGCGTGCCCGGGTTCGCCGCGCTGTCATCGTCCCGTAGACGGGCCTCGGGCGGGGACTAGAGGCACGCAGTCGTTCGAAGGCGTCGCCGGCAGTAAGCCCTTGCGGTGCGGCGAACGCCCCGTGGTCAGCGGATCGAGTACTCGTCCTCGCTGATCTGGGCGAGGCCGTTCTTCCGGTAGCCGCGCTTGGCCCACCTGTACGAACCGACCACTTTCAGCCCGTGGAGGCCGGCGGCGAGTCCCTGCCGCCACTGCGAGCCGTCGACCTCCAGCATCCGCCGAACGGTCGCGAAGGTCCGGTCCCAGTCGTCCGGGCCGAAGTCCTCTACCACGTCGGCCATCGCGACGTTCCGCAGGATCTCCTCGCCGATGGCCGCCTTCCAGCGGGGGTTGTACTCGCCCAGGGCGTCCTCGGCAGCCAGTCGGCCGGCGATCTTTCCGGTCCGGACGGCCACGTGGTCGCCGCCCTCGTGGAACGCCGAGGTCGTCCCCATCGCGCCGCCGACGACGGCGACGCCCGCCGCCGTCGGCGAGTCGATCGGCCGGGTCGAGGAGATGGAGTACGTCTCCGTGCCGTCGGACTTCCCGCGGTCCTCGACTAGCGGGAAGTCCTCCAGGTCGTAGGCCGGGAACTCCCGCTCCAGCAGCCGCTCGACGTACTCCGCTCCGCGGGGGATCCGGTCGTCGTCCTCGCGCAGCAGCGCCCACTCGCTGGCGTCGTAGTCGTCGACGTCGAGGCCGATGGGCATCGTCAGCCCGATCCGCGCGACGTTGTCGTCGTTCGGGAAGATCCACGGGTAGGCGGTGTGGCCCGGCATGACCCCCCACCAGAACTTGATGTACTCGGGCTCGAACAGCTCCTCGGGCATCCGGCGGTGCTCCTGGTAGGCGATGTGGTTGACCTCCGTCGAGGCCATCCGATCCGAGAACGAGTCCGAGAGGAACCGATCGAGGACCCGGCCCGTGATCGTCCGCTGGGGACCGTCCGCCAGGATCAGGTAGTCGGCGACGACGTCCTCCTCGCCGGCGATCTCGACGGCGTGCTCGTGGCCGCCCGAGAGGTCCGTCTCGACGCCCGTGACGCTCGCGCCGACGCGGTACTCCGCGCCGGCGTCCTCTGCCCGCTCGCGGAGCCAGTCGTCGAACTTCGCCCGGTCGAAGGTGAGTCCGAAGTTCTCGTATTCGGCGTCGATGCCCGTGTTCGAGAGCAGCACCGACTCCTCGGGACCGAGGAACTCCGCCCCGTCGAGTTCGCTGAGGACGACCTCCTCGGGGAACTCGTCGGGATCGAACTCCATCAGATCGATCCAGTAGTCCAGCAGCCCGGCGGCGTCCGTCGAGTCGGGGCCCAGCCCGTCCCGATCGGACCGTGGCACCCCCTTCTCGAGGACGACCGCGTCGGCCCCGGCCGATGCGGCCGCGCGAGCCGCCGAGCTCCCGGCCGGACCGCCGCCCACGATCGCGACGTCAACGCGCTCCATACCCCTCCCCTATCGCCCTCCGGCTTAAAATCCCCTCTCTGCGGCCCGGCGATGGCGGCATCAGCCGAGGACCTCGGACGGTGACGCGCGGCCACCTGCGCCATCGCGCCCGTCCACGCCATCAGCGTTTTCTCCGTGCCCGCGAATGCCACCCACATGCCCGGGACGCACGACGGCGAGTCGACGGACGTCCTCGTCCTCCGACAGAAGGTCCACGGCATCGACGTCGGCGAGTACGCCGCGGCCCTCCGCGAGCGCCTCCCCGACGAATCGATCACGGTCGCCCGGACGCCCGCAGAGGAGCGGGCGGCCATCCGCGACGCGCCGGTCGCCACCGGCGTCGTCTTCGACGAGCAACTTCTGGAGTACGCCGACGATCTGGAACTGTTCGCCGGTGTCTACGCCGGGTACGATCACCTCCCGCTTTCGGCCTTCGCCGAGCGCGACGTCGCCGTCACCACCGCCTCCGGCGTCCACGGCCCGAACGTCGCCGAGCACGTCGTCGGCGCCTTCCTCGCGTTCGCCCGCCGCTTCTTCGAGGCGCGCCGCCGACAGGAGAAGCGGGAGTGGCGCCACCTGCGCTCGCACGAACTCGCGGGCTCGACCGTCGCCGTCGTCGGCCTCGGCGCTATCGGCCGGTCCATCGTCGAGCGCCTCGACGGCTTCGACGTCGACACCGTCGGCGTCCGCTACACGCCGGAGAAGGGCGGCCCGACCGACGAGGTCCACGGCTTCGACGATATTCACGAGGCCGTCCGCGACGCGGAGTACGTCGCCCTCGCCTGCCCGCTCACCGACGAAACTGAGGGCCTCGTCGACGCGCCGGTCCTCCGCACGATGCGCCCCGACGCCGTCCTCGTCAACGTCGCCCGCGGCCCCGTCGTCGACACCGACGCCCTCGTCGACGCCGTCCGGAGCAACCACATCCGGGGCGCGCAGCTCGACGTCACCGACCCCGAACCCCTGCCTGAGGACCACCCGCTGTGGAACCTCGAGAACGTCTTCGTCACGCCCCACTGCTCCGGCCACACCCCCGAGTACTACCAGCGGACCGCCGACATCGTCGCCGAGAACGTCCGCCAGGCCAGGGAGACCGGCGAGTGGAACGACCTCCGGAACCAGATCGACCTCTCCTGATCAGGGCCGTGTATCGCGGTACGCGGCGACTCCCTCGGTGACGAAGTAGGCTACCGTCACCGCGCCCATCGCCCAGAACATCACGCTTCGCAGTGTGCCAGTCACGGCCGTTAGCCTATCGGCCAGTCCAGCCGTAGTACCCAGTACCAGGATGGCGGCGAGGTAGGTCAGAAACCGCCACCGAGACGCCACCGGTACTGCGTCGTTCTCGCCCCTGAGTGCCAGGTACAGGTGCGCGCCTCCGAGGAGGAGTCCGTACGCAGCGGCCGCTAAGGCCGCGTCGAGCCACCAAGGCGTCACGGAGAGAACACCTGAAGCGTCGACCGCGACCGCCAGCGCGAGCGTACCGATCGCCACGCTGACTTGGACTTGCGTCTCTCGGGAAACCATCGAACTGAAACCGTGAACGAAACGCCGAAAGAAAAAGCCGCCGGTCCTACAGGTAACCCTGGTCCAGCAGCAGCTCGCCGTTCAGCACCGACGCGCCCGCGGCGCCGCGCATCGTGTTGTGCGCGAGGCAGTTGAACTGGACGCCGTCGGTCGTCTCCTGCACGCCGCCCGTCGCGACCCCCATGCCGTCCTCGACGTTCCGGTCGAGGCGTGGCTGGGGACGGTCGGGTTCGTCGAAGACCTTGATCAGCTGCTCGGGCGAGGACGGCAGGTCGACGCCCGTCATCGAGCGGAACGCCTCCTCCGCCGCCTCGACGGTGACGTCCGCTTCGGTGTCGGTCCAGACGTTCTCGAGGTGGCCGTCCAGCGTCGGGATCCGGTTACACGACGCCGCGACGTCCATCTCGTGGTGGTGGACCTCCGCGCCGTCGAAGGAACCCAGCAGCTTCCGGGACTCCGTCTCCATCTTCTTCTCCTCGCCGCCGATGTGCGGGATGGCGTTGTCGATGATCTCCATCGACGAGACGCCGGAGTAGCCCGCGCCCGAGACGGCCTGCAGCGTCGAGACCGTGACGTCGGTCAGCGTGAACTCGTCGTCCAGCGCCTTCAGCGGCGGCACCATCGTGATCGTCGAGCAGTTCGGGTTCTTCACCATGGCGCCGTCCCACCCGCGCTCGTCGCGCTGGACCTCCAGCAGATCCAGGTGGTCCGGATTGACCTCGGGAATCGTCAGCGGGATGTCGTCGTCCATCCGACCGTTCGAGGAGTTCGACGAGACCACGTAGCCCGCCTCGCAGAACCCGGGCTCGACGCGCTCGCCGACGCTCGACGGCAGCGACGAGAAGATCAGGTCGACGTCGTTCGGCACCTCGCCCGGATCTGTCGCCGCGACTTCCATCTCCGCGACGTCTTCCGGAATCGGTGCGTCGACGCGCCACTTGGCCGCCTCGCGGTAGGTCTTCCCCGCGCTCGACTCGCTCGCCGTCAGCGCCGCCAGTTCGAAGTCCGGATGGGGATCAAGCAGCTGGATGAGCCGCTGCCCGACCGCACCGGTCGCCCCCAGAACGCCAACTCGTACAGTCATCGTCCGAACGACGGTGAGGAGAACTCAAAACAGTTTGGATAGCGTTTGTTCGACCGCCATTTGCTAATCCTCATAAAATTAGCTCCCTGCGTATTCAGGATGAGCTGGTCCAATTTTTGTGGTGTTATAATATTTGAGAGCATAGGCAGTCCCGTCATTAACTTTAGATGTATCCCACCCCGAACCTAGTTTCAATTCATATGCCCATTCATATTCACATATCCGCTACGATAGACCTCACCTTTTGGCGT
This genomic interval from Halomicrobium urmianum contains the following:
- a CDS encoding DUF2238 domain-containing protein, whose translation is MRVRDRLGIGPEWQVRITYVMELSLVGMLFIGLERGNFGIVLNTAIALAVAQLPPLLERDYDVPLDPALTLWITAAVWLHALGTVGLPGAEQNFYRTVTGYDHVTHALSSSIVAAAGYITVRALDRHSDVVQLPRRFVFVFVLLFVAAFGVLWEVIEFAVGGLASMTGGQAVLTQYGLEDTMLDLVFDLVGAVIVATWGTAHLSDVVGAVTERLAERDD
- a CDS encoding TrkH family potassium uptake protein; the encoded protein is MSRSPYVDYRSALHFVGSLLLLLMVPLTVPVVLAVLYGESPVPFLATMAVSGGLGVVLRRMGPDPDLGHREGFLVVALSWLAVPLVGTLPYLIAGEGSIASFPNALFESMSGFTTTGATVMDSISVDTHGHAMMLWRQLTQWLGGMGIVVLMVAILPDLSVGGAQLIREESPGLDVEKLTPRIRETAAALWKIYAALTLLAAAVYYALHLAGLAPNMGLYNAVAHALTTLPTGGFSPEARSVEAFTPAIQWAVVPFMIVAGTNFALFWYVLQNRPRRLAENTEFRWYVASMAVVSALVAAMLYVGVGMDVVPDRIDAVVGNAENALRQAVFQTVAIVTTTGYASMDFNTWSDLGKVTLFFAMFLGGSAGSAAGSIKIIRWVAISKAGRRELFTTVHPEAVRPIRFGDRVIDEDTVRGVFSFVLIFLGIFAVSTVLIFLDAQRVDEFSLSALEAASVALATLGNIGPGFGEVGPMGSYERFTPATKFYLVFLMWIGRLEIISVLVVLTPSYWRS
- a CDS encoding dodecin, with translation MVFKKITLIGTSEESFEEAVDDAIDRAQETLDNLMWAEVEDRGVELASVEDREYQAEVVVAFELEE
- a CDS encoding HesB/IscA family protein; this encodes MSETADPDPEAGADGIDVTEAAAGEAVDLMDGEDMDLEEAGLRLFVKQGGCAGLSYGMRFEHEPDDEDRIFERHELRVFVDPASLNYVEGSVLDFEGGLQGEGFHVRNPNVESECGCGESFRT
- a CDS encoding GNAT family N-acetyltransferase, translated to MPSGDGVADARVLDVPAIQRVARRSFHAAYDDLLGESLVDAVLADWYVTERVREQVRDPGIAFVVARLGRRVRGFADVVDHPDDPEGAFLSRLYVEPGVWGQGVGSHLLSTVEDRADDREWLELTVLADNERAIEFYRDRGFREVDTTTTRLAYHEIEERVFREEL
- the hisD gene encoding histidinol dehydrogenase, with the translated sequence MNVRRVENLGPGERRALFERDAGVEAVRDDVADIVGRVREEGDVAVREFAEEFDGVTVGNVEITDQIERAYDEIDDETREAIEAAAANIREFHEAQLPEDWREDFGGRSLGRRFRPIESAGVYAPGGTAAYPSSALMGVVPAKVAGVEHVAVATPPADEINPVTLAAIHAAGADAVYQIGGAQAVAALAYGTETVDAVDKVVGPGNRWVTAAKAEVRGDVAIDFLAGPSEILVVADETADPEYVAADLVAQAEHDENASVVAVTDDEDTAKAVAAAVEEQASGREREDVVRGALSSDASGVFLARSMSEAVLFAEEYAAEHLSIQAENDEDLLERIPSAGSAFLGPYSPVAAGDYASGPNHVLPTGGAARLVGGLSVDTFLRSTTVQRVSEDGLADLGETITTLAEAEGLEAHAESVRRRLDD
- a CDS encoding DUF1684 domain-containing protein, with amino-acid sequence MADDIDDWAERLRENRREKDRFFAEHRQSPIPPDEREAFDGLDYYDPDPDYRVAATVTVHDDPDPVEMDTSDGRAVRYLRVVTFEFELDGERRRLHGYRQDTDDSESVFVPIRDKTTGQETYEGGRYMELEPEGELADGDEVTLDFNLAYTPFCAFSETFSCPFPPEENWLETTVEAGERET
- a CDS encoding DUF502 domain-containing protein; this encodes MSRPDVDDVIRMAAREEKEVASDLRQTFISGLVLTVPFLITVLVLLWALNAVTNALAPLADAIGMLGPFDGLGRLIVESIAAGLVLGSILLVGLAARHGPETHVGDRVDAVMEDLPGVGSIYSSVERMSAVLVEGDTESFQEVKLVEFPHEGSYAIAFLTADTPEVIQTVAGHGDMETVFVPMAPNPVMGGNLVSMPADRVHDVDLTVEEGMEAIMSTGLTLDEAAREEADRAEDAADGAMTDGNTGDGRV
- a CDS encoding YihY/virulence factor BrkB family protein; amino-acid sequence: MLPGRTSQSGRLGDAVEFGLTVVRSVNDHELRYPAAAFAYYAFVSFLPLLVLAVALLGEAATAQLQSVTPRLLTPAAQELVRESLTTASGRAGATALAVLALAWAGANVAVDFQTVVERVEGWEEVPLTEQLRDAVEILILMGLPVASIVLAGALSIPLAEIPGAAFGWSFALLVALTVAFLPLYYVSSHVVTSARQALPGAVVAAVGWTALLTGIRFYAVNATQYALYGVLSGIIIVLTGLYMGSLVLMTGVVVNAVAADGEAVPAER
- a CDS encoding NAD(P)/FAD-dependent oxidoreductase encodes the protein MERVDVAIVGGGPAGSSAARAAASAGADAVVLEKGVPRSDRDGLGPDSTDAAGLLDYWIDLMEFDPDEFPEEVVLSELDGAEFLGPEESVLLSNTGIDAEYENFGLTFDRAKFDDWLRERAEDAGAEYRVGASVTGVETDLSGGHEHAVEIAGEEDVVADYLILADGPQRTITGRVLDRFLSDSFSDRMASTEVNHIAYQEHRRMPEELFEPEYIKFWWGVMPGHTAYPWIFPNDDNVARIGLTMPIGLDVDDYDASEWALLREDDDRIPRGAEYVERLLEREFPAYDLEDFPLVEDRGKSDGTETYSISSTRPIDSPTAAGVAVVGGAMGTTSAFHEGGDHVAVRTGKIAGRLAAEDALGEYNPRWKAAIGEEILRNVAMADVVEDFGPDDWDRTFATVRRMLEVDGSQWRQGLAAGLHGLKVVGSYRWAKRGYRKNGLAQISEDEYSIR
- a CDS encoding D-2-hydroxyacid dehydrogenase, with the protein product MPGTHDGESTDVLVLRQKVHGIDVGEYAAALRERLPDESITVARTPAEERAAIRDAPVATGVVFDEQLLEYADDLELFAGVYAGYDHLPLSAFAERDVAVTTASGVHGPNVAEHVVGAFLAFARRFFEARRRQEKREWRHLRSHELAGSTVAVVGLGAIGRSIVERLDGFDVDTVGVRYTPEKGGPTDEVHGFDDIHEAVRDAEYVALACPLTDETEGLVDAPVLRTMRPDAVLVNVARGPVVDTDALVDAVRSNHIRGAQLDVTDPEPLPEDHPLWNLENVFVTPHCSGHTPEYYQRTADIVAENVRQARETGEWNDLRNQIDLS